From Natronincola ferrireducens, the proteins below share one genomic window:
- the ileS gene encoding isoleucine--tRNA ligase, translating to MKGFKTLSNGPVAQREKAVAELWEQNNILEKSIENREGAKSFVFFEGPPTANGRPGIHHVISRTLKDSVCRYHTMLGEQVKRKAGWDTHGLPVEIEVEKQLKLSSKLEIENYGIAAFNTKCRESVFSYEKQWREMTRRMGYSIDLDNPYITLDNNYIESVWWILDKFFKEGYIYEGHKILPYCPRCGTGLASHEVSQGYKEIKSNTVIVPMKRKDADEYFLVWTTTPWTLASNVALAVHPEVTYVKVRHNDKVYILAKNLVGRVVGEEYEILEEMKGQDLEYVEYEQLMPFLEADKKAFFVTVADYVTTEDGTGVVHIAPAFGEDDYQIGRRYDLPVFQPVSEEGKYTTTPWEGQFVIDADIDIIKWLHGEGKLFKKEKMDHNYPHCWRCSTPLLYYGKPSWYIEMTKLKDQLIANNNSVNWYPDYVGEKRFGNWLDNLNDWAISRNRYWGTPLNIWRCECGHTTSVGSRKELVEKAVQNIDETVELHRPYVDDIQLKCSDCDGIMTRVTEVIDCWFDSGAMPFAQHHYPFENKEGFDRLFPADFICEGIDQTRGWFYSLLAISTFVMGVSPYKNVLVNDLILDKNGQKMSKSKGNTVDPFELFDKYGADALRWYLLHVSPAWTPTRFDIEGLKEVQSKFFTTIENVYAFFTLYANTDEINPKDFFIDYKDRPELDRWILSKYNSLIEEVRKDMDVFDLTKAVRKIQEFVNEDLSNWYIRRARRRFWATELTDDKKAVYNTTYEILVGVSKLVAPFSPFLADEMYQNLTNGLSVHLADYPETDGGLIDKAVEEKMDLVRDLVGLGRAARAQSKIKVRQPLQKILVDGKYEPLISDLVPLIQEELNVKEVHFEKNLKDFMDFSLKPNFRVAGPELGSKIKVFGKALTEVDASEVVPKLEAGEKVTLNLDGEAFEVGKDYVMINIIAKEGFTVEMASNLFVILDTTLSEELINEGFAREFVSKVQQMRKNNNYEVIDNINIYFDGDDEIAKAVELYGDYIMQETLALAIDRVQDNSFEKQNLNDHETGIKVEKVEV from the coding sequence ATGAAGGGATTTAAAACGCTATCTAATGGCCCTGTAGCTCAGCGGGAAAAAGCTGTAGCAGAACTATGGGAGCAAAACAATATCCTAGAAAAAAGTATCGAAAACCGTGAAGGAGCAAAGTCTTTTGTGTTTTTTGAAGGCCCTCCTACAGCCAATGGTAGACCGGGAATTCATCACGTTATATCGAGAACACTAAAGGACTCCGTATGTAGATACCATACGATGCTGGGGGAACAAGTTAAAAGAAAGGCTGGATGGGACACCCATGGTCTTCCAGTTGAGATTGAGGTAGAAAAGCAATTAAAGCTTTCTAGCAAATTAGAAATTGAGAATTATGGTATTGCAGCCTTTAACACAAAGTGTAGGGAGTCTGTTTTCTCCTATGAAAAGCAATGGAGGGAAATGACTAGGAGAATGGGCTACTCCATTGACCTAGATAACCCTTATATTACTTTAGACAATAATTATATCGAGTCCGTATGGTGGATTTTAGATAAGTTCTTTAAGGAAGGATATATTTATGAAGGACATAAAATTCTGCCCTATTGTCCTAGATGTGGAACTGGATTAGCATCCCATGAGGTTTCCCAAGGCTATAAGGAAATCAAATCCAACACCGTTATTGTACCAATGAAGCGAAAAGATGCCGATGAATATTTCTTAGTGTGGACGACAACACCATGGACATTAGCCTCCAACGTTGCCTTAGCTGTACATCCTGAAGTTACCTATGTCAAGGTGCGACACAATGATAAGGTATATATTTTGGCAAAGAATTTGGTTGGGCGAGTAGTTGGGGAAGAGTACGAAATTTTAGAGGAAATGAAGGGGCAGGATTTAGAATATGTAGAGTATGAACAATTAATGCCTTTTTTAGAAGCCGATAAAAAAGCCTTCTTTGTTACGGTTGCCGACTATGTAACAACAGAGGATGGTACTGGGGTTGTTCATATCGCTCCTGCCTTTGGTGAAGACGACTATCAAATAGGAAGAAGATATGATCTACCGGTATTCCAACCAGTAAGTGAAGAAGGGAAATATACTACAACACCTTGGGAAGGTCAGTTTGTAATCGATGCCGATATCGACATTATTAAATGGCTCCATGGTGAGGGTAAATTATTTAAAAAAGAAAAAATGGATCACAATTATCCCCACTGCTGGCGTTGTTCTACACCATTATTATATTATGGAAAACCAAGCTGGTATATTGAGATGACCAAGCTAAAGGATCAGTTGATTGCCAATAACAATTCTGTTAACTGGTATCCAGACTATGTAGGAGAAAAGCGTTTTGGCAACTGGTTAGATAACTTAAATGATTGGGCTATTTCTAGAAATCGTTATTGGGGAACACCTTTAAATATTTGGCGTTGTGAATGCGGCCACACAACTTCAGTAGGCTCTAGAAAAGAGTTAGTTGAAAAAGCTGTACAAAATATTGATGAAACAGTAGAACTCCATAGACCCTATGTAGATGACATTCAGTTAAAGTGTAGTGATTGTGATGGTATTATGACAAGGGTTACAGAGGTTATTGATTGTTGGTTTGACAGTGGTGCCATGCCATTTGCACAACATCACTACCCCTTCGAGAATAAAGAAGGCTTTGATAGACTTTTCCCAGCTGATTTTATCTGTGAAGGTATCGATCAAACAAGAGGGTGGTTCTATTCCTTATTAGCTATCTCTACCTTTGTTATGGGAGTATCCCCCTATAAAAATGTACTGGTAAATGATTTAATTTTAGATAAAAATGGACAAAAGATGTCAAAGTCTAAAGGAAATACTGTAGATCCCTTTGAGCTATTTGATAAGTATGGGGCTGATGCCCTTAGGTGGTATCTACTACATGTATCTCCAGCATGGACACCTACTAGGTTTGACATTGAGGGATTAAAAGAAGTACAAAGTAAATTTTTCACAACTATAGAAAATGTTTATGCCTTCTTCACCCTTTATGCTAATACCGATGAAATTAATCCTAAAGATTTCTTCATTGATTACAAAGATAGACCCGAATTAGATAGATGGATACTATCAAAATATAATAGCTTGATTGAAGAAGTTAGAAAGGACATGGACGTCTTTGATCTAACAAAAGCTGTTAGAAAAATTCAAGAATTTGTTAATGAAGATTTGTCTAACTGGTATATTAGAAGGGCTAGAAGACGTTTTTGGGCAACTGAATTAACAGATGATAAGAAGGCAGTATACAATACAACCTATGAAATTCTTGTAGGGGTATCTAAGTTAGTTGCGCCCTTCTCACCCTTCTTGGCTGATGAAATGTATCAGAATTTAACCAATGGTTTATCTGTTCATCTTGCAGACTATCCTGAAACAGATGGAGGTTTAATTGACAAGGCTGTAGAGGAAAAAATGGATTTAGTAAGGGATTTAGTAGGATTAGGTAGAGCTGCAAGGGCTCAATCTAAAATCAAGGTACGTCAACCTTTACAAAAGATTTTAGTAGATGGAAAATATGAACCTTTAATTTCTGACTTAGTTCCTCTAATTCAAGAGGAGCTAAATGTAAAGGAAGTTCATTTTGAAAAGAATCTCAAGGATTTTATGGACTTTAGCTTAAAGCCAAACTTTAGGGTAGCAGGACCAGAGTTAGGAAGCAAGATAAAGGTCTTTGGAAAGGCTTTAACGGAAGTAGATGCTTCGGAGGTGGTACCAAAGCTAGAGGCAGGGGAAAAAGTAACCCTAAACCTTGATGGCGAAGCCTTTGAAGTAGGTAAGGATTATGTTATGATCAATATTATTGCCAAGGAAGGCTTTACAGTAGAAATGGCAAGCAATCTTTTTGTAATCCTAGATACAACCCTAAGTGAAGAATTAATTAATGAAGGCTTTGCCCGTGAATTTGTATCTAAGGTACAGCAAATGAGAAAGAATAACAACTATGAAGTAATCGACAATATCAATATTTACTTTGATGGAGACGATGAAATTGCTAAGGCAGTAGAACTATATGGAGATTATATTATGCAGGAAACCCTAGCCTTAGCCATCGATAGAGTTCAGGATAATAGCTTTGAAAAGCAAAATTTAAATGATCATGAAACAGGTATTAAAGTTGAAAAGGTAGAAGTATAA
- a CDS encoding Gmad2 immunoglobulin-like domain-containing protein, whose amino-acid sequence MKKIFVYIIILVLIFVMMGCRVEPVPDPPPPQDEPNGGMEENGNFHGDINVELQDRMRIVEEDTLPDTIREWFQQFGDERGGYVYQHPDATYVKINAGEKPTGGYGISIVDYLHEEYPRIIVVDTRIPDEDDIVTQVLSYPSVILQVHTDMAVEFEVRTIDDEAFPMEHTLVFAELELPEENEEINNPVEIQGRIIAFEGSFIVRILDAEDEIIHEEHLQADAGGPEWGSFQEEIRYPLPKTKEGRIEVGEYSAKDGEYLMRDYVAVRFKNIEQ is encoded by the coding sequence ATGAAAAAAATTTTTGTTTACATAATTATCCTTGTATTGATATTTGTTATGATGGGTTGCAGGGTAGAACCAGTACCAGATCCACCACCACCACAGGATGAACCCAATGGAGGTATGGAGGAGAATGGGAATTTTCATGGGGATATAAACGTAGAGCTACAGGATAGGATGAGAATTGTGGAAGAAGATACTCTTCCAGACACAATTAGAGAGTGGTTTCAACAATTTGGTGATGAAAGAGGAGGTTACGTTTATCAACATCCTGATGCCACCTATGTAAAAATCAATGCAGGGGAAAAACCTACAGGTGGCTATGGCATCTCTATCGTGGATTACCTTCATGAAGAATATCCGAGGATCATTGTAGTAGATACTAGAATTCCCGATGAGGATGATATAGTTACCCAAGTCTTGTCCTATCCATCGGTAATTTTGCAGGTTCATACAGATATGGCTGTAGAATTTGAAGTTAGAACAATAGACGACGAAGCCTTCCCCATGGAGCATACCTTAGTTTTTGCTGAGCTGGAATTGCCGGAGGAAAATGAAGAAATTAATAATCCGGTGGAAATACAGGGTAGAATTATAGCCTTTGAAGGTAGTTTTATTGTAAGAATTTTAGATGCTGAAGATGAAATCATTCATGAAGAACATCTACAGGCAGATGCAGGAGGACCAGAATGGGGAAGTTTCCAAGAAGAAATTCGTTATCCTCTTCCTAAGACAAAGGAAGGAAGAATAGAGGTAGGAGAATATAGCGCTAAGGATGGAGAGTACCTCATGAGGGACTATGTAGCCGTTAGATTTAAAAATATAGAACAATAA
- a CDS encoding DsrE/DsrF/DrsH-like family protein, whose translation MENKKINLLMFSGEYDKALAALILANAAREIEVEVTMFFAFWGLFLLRDPNKMTLEDKTTYEKMFSLMTPKGPNELPLSKMNFSGLGKEMLLEMMKDDEAPPLIDFLNGAVKKGVRFYGCKLSMEIMGLKKEELIPELEVMDAKAYLKDALTSDIQLFI comes from the coding sequence TTGGAAAACAAAAAGATAAATCTTCTTATGTTTAGTGGGGAATATGATAAGGCATTGGCGGCCCTTATTCTGGCCAATGCTGCTAGAGAAATAGAGGTGGAAGTTACTATGTTCTTCGCTTTTTGGGGGTTATTTTTGCTCCGGGATCCAAATAAAATGACCTTAGAGGATAAAACCACCTATGAAAAAATGTTTAGCTTGATGACACCTAAGGGCCCCAATGAATTACCCCTCTCTAAAATGAATTTCAGTGGGTTGGGTAAAGAAATGCTATTGGAAATGATGAAGGATGATGAAGCACCTCCACTGATAGATTTTTTAAATGGTGCCGTTAAAAAAGGTGTTCGTTTCTACGGCTGTAAGCTATCTATGGAAATCATGGGATTAAAAAAGGAAGAATTAATTCCAGAGCTAGAGGTAATGGATGCCAAAGCCTACTTAAAGGACGCATTGACATCAGATATACAGCTGTTTATTTAA